Proteins encoded by one window of Manis pentadactyla isolate mManPen7 chromosome X, mManPen7.hap1, whole genome shotgun sequence:
- the FTSJ1 gene encoding putative tRNA (cytidine(32)/guanosine(34)-2'-O)-methyltransferase isoform X3, whose product MGRTSKDKRDVYYRLAKENGWRARSAFKLLQLDEEFQLFQGVTRAVDLCAAPGSWSQVLSQKIGGQGSGHVVAVDLQAMAPLPGVLQIQGDITQLSTAKEIIQHFEGCPADLVLCDGAPDVTGLHDVDEYMQAQLLLAALNIATHVLKPGGCFVAKIFRGRDVTLIYSQLRVFFSSVLCAKPRSSRNSSIEAFAVCQGYDPPDGFLPDLTKPLLDHSYDFNQLDGPTRIIVPFVTCGDLSSYDSDRSYPLDLEDGSEYKYTPPTQPPISPPYQEACTLKKKGRLAKEIRSQDCPMSTVDTLPQPLAAPQCHTLLASEVEDSEMNCSP is encoded by the exons ATGGGACGGACGTCAAAGGACAAGCGGGATGTCTACTACCGCCTGGCCAAGGAGAATGGCTGGCGTGCCCGCAGTGCCTTCAAGCTGCTACAACTCGATGAGGAATTCCaactcttccaag GCGTGACACGGGCAGTTGACCTATGTGCAGCTCCGGGCAGTTGGAGCCAGGTGCTGAGCCAGAAGATTGG GGGCCAGGGATCTGGCCATGTTGTGGCTGTGGACCTTCAAGCTATGGCTCCACTACCAGGTGTCTTACAGATCCAGGGGGACATAACCCAG CTCTCCACTGCCAAGGAGATCATCCAGCACTTTGAGGGCTGCCCTGCGGACCTAGTGCTGTGCGATGGGGCTCCCGATG TAACTGGCCTCCATGATGTTGATGAGTATATGCAGGCCCAGCTCCTCCTAGCC GCTCTGAACATTGCTACACACGTCTTAAAACCAGGGGGCTGCTTTGTAGCCAAG ATCTTCCGAGGCCGGGATGTGACACTTATCTACAGCCAGTTGCGAGTCTTCTTCTCCAGTGTGCTCTGTGCCAAACCCAGGAGCAGCCGGAACTCCAGCATTG AGGCCTTCGCTGTCTGTCAGGGTTATGACCCCCCTGACGGCTTCCTGCCAGACCTGACCAAACCCCTGCTGGATCATTCTTACG ATTTCAACCAATTAGATGGGCCCACCCGCATCATTGTGCCATTTGTGACCTGTGGGGACCTGAGCTCCTATGATTCGGATCGCAGTTACCCACTGGAC CTAGAGGATGGTTCAGAGTACAAGTATACTCCACCCACACAGCCCCCGATCTCGCCACCATATCAGGAGGCCTGCACATTGAAGAAGAAAGGGCGATTGGCCAAGGAGATCCGCTCCCAGGACTGCCCCATGAGCACAGTGGACACAttgccccagcccctggctgcCCCACAATGCCATACCCTGCTGGCCTCTGAG GTGGAAGACAGTGAAATGAACTGTTCACCTTAA
- the FTSJ1 gene encoding putative tRNA (cytidine(32)/guanosine(34)-2'-O)-methyltransferase isoform X2 codes for MGRTSKDKRDVYYRLAKENGWRARSAFKLLQLDEEFQLFQGVTRAVDLCAAPGSWSQVLSQKIGGQGSGHVVAVDLQAMAPLPGVLQIQGDITQLSTAKEIIQHFEGCPADLVLCDGAPDVTGLHDVDEYMQAQLLLAALNIATHVLKPGGCFVAKIFRGRDVTLIYSQLRVFFSSVLCAKPRSSRNSSIEAFAVCQGYDPPDGFLPDLTKPLLDHSYDPDFNQLDGPTRIIVPFVTCGDLSSYDSDRSYPLDLEDGSEYKYTPPTQPPISPPYQEACTLKKKGRLAKEIRSQDCPMSTVDTLPQPLAAPQCHTLLASEVEDSEMNCSP; via the exons ATGGGACGGACGTCAAAGGACAAGCGGGATGTCTACTACCGCCTGGCCAAGGAGAATGGCTGGCGTGCCCGCAGTGCCTTCAAGCTGCTACAACTCGATGAGGAATTCCaactcttccaag GCGTGACACGGGCAGTTGACCTATGTGCAGCTCCGGGCAGTTGGAGCCAGGTGCTGAGCCAGAAGATTGG GGGCCAGGGATCTGGCCATGTTGTGGCTGTGGACCTTCAAGCTATGGCTCCACTACCAGGTGTCTTACAGATCCAGGGGGACATAACCCAG CTCTCCACTGCCAAGGAGATCATCCAGCACTTTGAGGGCTGCCCTGCGGACCTAGTGCTGTGCGATGGGGCTCCCGATG TAACTGGCCTCCATGATGTTGATGAGTATATGCAGGCCCAGCTCCTCCTAGCC GCTCTGAACATTGCTACACACGTCTTAAAACCAGGGGGCTGCTTTGTAGCCAAG ATCTTCCGAGGCCGGGATGTGACACTTATCTACAGCCAGTTGCGAGTCTTCTTCTCCAGTGTGCTCTGTGCCAAACCCAGGAGCAGCCGGAACTCCAGCATTG AGGCCTTCGCTGTCTGTCAGGGTTATGACCCCCCTGACGGCTTCCTGCCAGACCTGACCAAACCCCTGCTGGATCATTCTTACG ATCCAGATTTCAACCAATTAGATGGGCCCACCCGCATCATTGTGCCATTTGTGACCTGTGGGGACCTGAGCTCCTATGATTCGGATCGCAGTTACCCACTGGAC CTAGAGGATGGTTCAGAGTACAAGTATACTCCACCCACACAGCCCCCGATCTCGCCACCATATCAGGAGGCCTGCACATTGAAGAAGAAAGGGCGATTGGCCAAGGAGATCCGCTCCCAGGACTGCCCCATGAGCACAGTGGACACAttgccccagcccctggctgcCCCACAATGCCATACCCTGCTGGCCTCTGAG GTGGAAGACAGTGAAATGAACTGTTCACCTTAA
- the FTSJ1 gene encoding putative tRNA (cytidine(32)/guanosine(34)-2'-O)-methyltransferase isoform X4 — MGRTSKDKRDVYYRLAKENGWRARSAFKLLQLDEEFQLFQGVTRAVDLCAAPGSWSQVLSQKIGGQGSGHVVAVDLQAMAPLPGVLQIQGDITQLSTAKEIIQHFEGCPADLVLCDGAPDVTGLHDVDEYMQAQLLLAIFRGRDVTLIYSQLRVFFSSVLCAKPRSSRNSSIEAFAVCQGYDPPDGFLPDLTKPLLDHSYDPDFNQLDGPTRIIVPFVTCGDLSSYDSDRSYPLDLEDGSEYKYTPPTQPPISPPYQEACTLKKKGRLAKEIRSQDCPMSTVDTLPQPLAAPQCHTLLASEVWKHGPKPSVPFP, encoded by the exons ATGGGACGGACGTCAAAGGACAAGCGGGATGTCTACTACCGCCTGGCCAAGGAGAATGGCTGGCGTGCCCGCAGTGCCTTCAAGCTGCTACAACTCGATGAGGAATTCCaactcttccaag GCGTGACACGGGCAGTTGACCTATGTGCAGCTCCGGGCAGTTGGAGCCAGGTGCTGAGCCAGAAGATTGG GGGCCAGGGATCTGGCCATGTTGTGGCTGTGGACCTTCAAGCTATGGCTCCACTACCAGGTGTCTTACAGATCCAGGGGGACATAACCCAG CTCTCCACTGCCAAGGAGATCATCCAGCACTTTGAGGGCTGCCCTGCGGACCTAGTGCTGTGCGATGGGGCTCCCGATG TAACTGGCCTCCATGATGTTGATGAGTATATGCAGGCCCAGCTCCTCCTAGCC ATCTTCCGAGGCCGGGATGTGACACTTATCTACAGCCAGTTGCGAGTCTTCTTCTCCAGTGTGCTCTGTGCCAAACCCAGGAGCAGCCGGAACTCCAGCATTG AGGCCTTCGCTGTCTGTCAGGGTTATGACCCCCCTGACGGCTTCCTGCCAGACCTGACCAAACCCCTGCTGGATCATTCTTACG ATCCAGATTTCAACCAATTAGATGGGCCCACCCGCATCATTGTGCCATTTGTGACCTGTGGGGACCTGAGCTCCTATGATTCGGATCGCAGTTACCCACTGGAC CTAGAGGATGGTTCAGAGTACAAGTATACTCCACCCACACAGCCCCCGATCTCGCCACCATATCAGGAGGCCTGCACATTGAAGAAGAAAGGGCGATTGGCCAAGGAGATCCGCTCCCAGGACTGCCCCATGAGCACAGTGGACACAttgccccagcccctggctgcCCCACAATGCCATACCCTGCTGGCCTCTGAGGTCTGGAAACATGGCCCAAAGCCCTCAGTGCCCTTTCCCTGA
- the FTSJ1 gene encoding putative tRNA (cytidine(32)/guanosine(34)-2'-O)-methyltransferase isoform X5, with translation MGRTSKDKRDVYYRLAKENGWRARSAFKLLQLDEEFQLFQGVTRAVDLCAAPGSWSQVLSQKIGGQGSGHVVAVDLQAMAPLPGVLQIQGDITQLSTAKEIIQHFEGCPADLVLCDGAPDVTGLHDVDEYMQAQLLLAALNIATHVLKPGGCFVAKIFRGRDVTLIYSQLRVFFSSVLCAKPRSSRNSSIDPDFNQLDGPTRIIVPFVTCGDLSSYDSDRSYPLDLEDGSEYKYTPPTQPPISPPYQEACTLKKKGRLAKEIRSQDCPMSTVDTLPQPLAAPQCHTLLASEVWKHGPKPSVPFP, from the exons ATGGGACGGACGTCAAAGGACAAGCGGGATGTCTACTACCGCCTGGCCAAGGAGAATGGCTGGCGTGCCCGCAGTGCCTTCAAGCTGCTACAACTCGATGAGGAATTCCaactcttccaag GCGTGACACGGGCAGTTGACCTATGTGCAGCTCCGGGCAGTTGGAGCCAGGTGCTGAGCCAGAAGATTGG GGGCCAGGGATCTGGCCATGTTGTGGCTGTGGACCTTCAAGCTATGGCTCCACTACCAGGTGTCTTACAGATCCAGGGGGACATAACCCAG CTCTCCACTGCCAAGGAGATCATCCAGCACTTTGAGGGCTGCCCTGCGGACCTAGTGCTGTGCGATGGGGCTCCCGATG TAACTGGCCTCCATGATGTTGATGAGTATATGCAGGCCCAGCTCCTCCTAGCC GCTCTGAACATTGCTACACACGTCTTAAAACCAGGGGGCTGCTTTGTAGCCAAG ATCTTCCGAGGCCGGGATGTGACACTTATCTACAGCCAGTTGCGAGTCTTCTTCTCCAGTGTGCTCTGTGCCAAACCCAGGAGCAGCCGGAACTCCAGCATTG ATCCAGATTTCAACCAATTAGATGGGCCCACCCGCATCATTGTGCCATTTGTGACCTGTGGGGACCTGAGCTCCTATGATTCGGATCGCAGTTACCCACTGGAC CTAGAGGATGGTTCAGAGTACAAGTATACTCCACCCACACAGCCCCCGATCTCGCCACCATATCAGGAGGCCTGCACATTGAAGAAGAAAGGGCGATTGGCCAAGGAGATCCGCTCCCAGGACTGCCCCATGAGCACAGTGGACACAttgccccagcccctggctgcCCCACAATGCCATACCCTGCTGGCCTCTGAGGTCTGGAAACATGGCCCAAAGCCCTCAGTGCCCTTTCCCTGA
- the FTSJ1 gene encoding putative tRNA (cytidine(32)/guanosine(34)-2'-O)-methyltransferase isoform X1 — MGRTSKDKRDVYYRLAKENGWRARSAFKLLQLDEEFQLFQGVTRAVDLCAAPGSWSQVLSQKIGGQGSGHVVAVDLQAMAPLPGVLQIQGDITQLSTAKEIIQHFEGCPADLVLCDGAPDVTGLHDVDEYMQAQLLLAALNIATHVLKPGGCFVAKIFRGRDVTLIYSQLRVFFSSVLCAKPRSSRNSSIEAFAVCQGYDPPDGFLPDLTKPLLDHSYDFNQLDGPTRIIVPFVTCGDLSSYDSDRSYPLDLEDGSEYKYTPPTQPPISPPYQEACTLKKKGRLAKEIRSQDCPMSTVDTLPQPLAAPQCHTLLASEVWKHGPKPSVPFP; from the exons ATGGGACGGACGTCAAAGGACAAGCGGGATGTCTACTACCGCCTGGCCAAGGAGAATGGCTGGCGTGCCCGCAGTGCCTTCAAGCTGCTACAACTCGATGAGGAATTCCaactcttccaag GCGTGACACGGGCAGTTGACCTATGTGCAGCTCCGGGCAGTTGGAGCCAGGTGCTGAGCCAGAAGATTGG GGGCCAGGGATCTGGCCATGTTGTGGCTGTGGACCTTCAAGCTATGGCTCCACTACCAGGTGTCTTACAGATCCAGGGGGACATAACCCAG CTCTCCACTGCCAAGGAGATCATCCAGCACTTTGAGGGCTGCCCTGCGGACCTAGTGCTGTGCGATGGGGCTCCCGATG TAACTGGCCTCCATGATGTTGATGAGTATATGCAGGCCCAGCTCCTCCTAGCC GCTCTGAACATTGCTACACACGTCTTAAAACCAGGGGGCTGCTTTGTAGCCAAG ATCTTCCGAGGCCGGGATGTGACACTTATCTACAGCCAGTTGCGAGTCTTCTTCTCCAGTGTGCTCTGTGCCAAACCCAGGAGCAGCCGGAACTCCAGCATTG AGGCCTTCGCTGTCTGTCAGGGTTATGACCCCCCTGACGGCTTCCTGCCAGACCTGACCAAACCCCTGCTGGATCATTCTTACG ATTTCAACCAATTAGATGGGCCCACCCGCATCATTGTGCCATTTGTGACCTGTGGGGACCTGAGCTCCTATGATTCGGATCGCAGTTACCCACTGGAC CTAGAGGATGGTTCAGAGTACAAGTATACTCCACCCACACAGCCCCCGATCTCGCCACCATATCAGGAGGCCTGCACATTGAAGAAGAAAGGGCGATTGGCCAAGGAGATCCGCTCCCAGGACTGCCCCATGAGCACAGTGGACACAttgccccagcccctggctgcCCCACAATGCCATACCCTGCTGGCCTCTGAGGTCTGGAAACATGGCCCAAAGCCCTCAGTGCCCTTTCCCTGA
- the FTSJ1 gene encoding putative tRNA (cytidine(32)/guanosine(34)-2'-O)-methyltransferase isoform X6, translated as MGRTSKDKRDVYYRLAKENGWRARSAFKLLQLDEEFQLFQGVTRAVDLCAAPGSWSQVLSQKIGGQGSGHVVAVDLQAMAPLPGVLQIQGDITQLSTAKEIIQHFEGCPADLVLCDGAPDVTGLHDVDEYMQAQLLLAALNIATHVLKPGGCFVAKIFRGRDVTLIYSQLRVFFSSVLCAKPRSSRNSSIEAFAVCQGYDPPDGFLPDLTKPLLDHSYDPDFNQLDGPTRIIVPFVTCGDLSSYDSDRSYPLDLEDGSEYKYTPPTQPPISPPYQEACTLKKKGRLAKEIRSQDCPMSTVDTLPQPLAAPQCHTLLASEVWKHGPKPSVPFP; from the exons ATGGGACGGACGTCAAAGGACAAGCGGGATGTCTACTACCGCCTGGCCAAGGAGAATGGCTGGCGTGCCCGCAGTGCCTTCAAGCTGCTACAACTCGATGAGGAATTCCaactcttccaag GCGTGACACGGGCAGTTGACCTATGTGCAGCTCCGGGCAGTTGGAGCCAGGTGCTGAGCCAGAAGATTGG GGGCCAGGGATCTGGCCATGTTGTGGCTGTGGACCTTCAAGCTATGGCTCCACTACCAGGTGTCTTACAGATCCAGGGGGACATAACCCAG CTCTCCACTGCCAAGGAGATCATCCAGCACTTTGAGGGCTGCCCTGCGGACCTAGTGCTGTGCGATGGGGCTCCCGATG TAACTGGCCTCCATGATGTTGATGAGTATATGCAGGCCCAGCTCCTCCTAGCC GCTCTGAACATTGCTACACACGTCTTAAAACCAGGGGGCTGCTTTGTAGCCAAG ATCTTCCGAGGCCGGGATGTGACACTTATCTACAGCCAGTTGCGAGTCTTCTTCTCCAGTGTGCTCTGTGCCAAACCCAGGAGCAGCCGGAACTCCAGCATTG AGGCCTTCGCTGTCTGTCAGGGTTATGACCCCCCTGACGGCTTCCTGCCAGACCTGACCAAACCCCTGCTGGATCATTCTTACG ATCCAGATTTCAACCAATTAGATGGGCCCACCCGCATCATTGTGCCATTTGTGACCTGTGGGGACCTGAGCTCCTATGATTCGGATCGCAGTTACCCACTGGAC CTAGAGGATGGTTCAGAGTACAAGTATACTCCACCCACACAGCCCCCGATCTCGCCACCATATCAGGAGGCCTGCACATTGAAGAAGAAAGGGCGATTGGCCAAGGAGATCCGCTCCCAGGACTGCCCCATGAGCACAGTGGACACAttgccccagcccctggctgcCCCACAATGCCATACCCTGCTGGCCTCTGAGGTCTGGAAACATGGCCCAAAGCCCTCAGTGCCCTTTCCCTGA
- the SLC38A5 gene encoding LOW QUALITY PROTEIN: sodium-coupled neutral amino acid transporter 5 (The sequence of the model RefSeq protein was modified relative to this genomic sequence to represent the inferred CDS: inserted 1 base in 1 codon; substituted 1 base at 1 genomic stop codon): MELQDSKMNGVIPASAVGYRQECEGFLPSHSPXPGRKPAQFMDFEGKTSFRMSVFNLSNAIMGSGILGLAYAMAHTGVLFFLALLLCIALLSSYSIHILLTCAGVVGTRAYEQLGQRALGPAGKVVVAAVICLHNVGAMSSYLFIIKSELPLVIGTFLDMDPERGWFLKGNLLLIIVSVVIILPVTLRRHLGYLGYTSGLSLTCILFFLILVIYKKFQLGCVVGHNETVVESKSPPGLPSQGFNRNCEAQMFIVDSQFFYTVPIMAFAFVYHPEVLPIYTELCWXVGRQASKRRMQAVANVSIGAMFCMYGLTVTFGYLTFCSCMEAEILHMYSQQDLLTLCVCLAVLLVVTLTVPVVLFPIHQALQQLLFPSKAFSWPRHVAIALILLVLVNVLIICVPTIRDIFGVIGSTLGPSLIFILSSIFYLRIVPSGVEPLYSWPKIQALCFDVLGVHFMAISLGFMFANWATGQSHVSRH; this comes from the exons ATGGAACTGCAGGATTCAAAGATGAACGGAGTCATCCCTGCCAGTGCTGTGGG CTACAGGCAAGAATGCGAGGGCTTCCTGCCCAGCCATAGTC ATCCTGGAAGGAAGCCAGCTCAGTTCATGGAT TTCGAGGGGAAGACATCGTTCAGAATGTCAGTGTTCAACCTCAGCAATGCCATCATGGGCAGTGGCATCCTGGGGCTGGCTTATGCTATGGCCCACACAGGGGTCCTCTTCTTCTT GGCCCTGCTGCTGTGCATTGCACTTCTGTCTTCATATTCCATCCATATCCTGCTGACCTGTGCTGGTGTTGT aggcaccCGAGCCTATGAGCAGCTGGGACAGAGGGCGCTGGGGCCTGCTGGGAAGGTAGTAGTGGCTGCGGTGATCTGTCTGCACAATGTTGGGG CCATGTCTAGTTACCTGTTCATCATCAAATCCGAACTCCCCCTGGTTATCGGTACCTTCCTGGATATGGATCCTGAGAG GGGCTGGTTCTTGAAGGGAAACCTCCTCCTCATCATTGTCAGTGTTGTAATCATCCTGCCAGTGACCCTCAGGAGGCACTTGG GCTACCTGGGGTATACCAGTGGTCTTTCTCTGACGTGCATACTGTTTTTCCTCATTTTG GTCATCTATAAGAAGTTCCAGCTTGGCTGTGTGGTGGGCCATAATGAGACAGTAGTAGAGAGCAAGAGCCCCCCGGGCCTTCCCAGCCAGGGGTTCAACAGAAACTGTGAGGCCCAGATGTTCATAGTTGACTCACAG TTTTTTTACACAGTGCCCATTATGGCTTTTGCCTTTGTCTATCACCCTGAGGTGCTGCCCATCTATACAGAGCTCTGTTGGTGAGTGGGCAGGCAA GCCTCCAAGCGCAGAATGCAGGCTGTGGCCAATGTGTCCATTGGGGCCATGTTCTGCATGTATGGGCTTACAGTGACCTTTGGCTACCTCACCTTCTGCA GCTGTATGGAGGCAGAGATACTGCACATGTACAGCCAGCAGGACCTGCTCACCCTCTGTGTGTGCCTGGCCGTGCTGCTCGTGGTGACTCTCACTGTGCCAGTCGTGCTATTTCCT ATCCACCAGGCCCTGCAGCAGCTGCTGTTCCCAAGCAAGGCCTTCAGCTGGCCTAGGCACGTGGCCATCGCCCTCATCCTGCTTGTCTTGGTCAATGTCCTCATCATCTGTGTGCCAACCATTCGGGATATCTTTGGGGTTAT AGGGTCCACCTTAGGCCCCAGCCTCATCTTCATCCTTTCCAGCATCTTCTACCTTCGCATTGTACCATCTGGGGTGGAGCCCCTCTATTCCTGGCCCAAGATCCAG GCTCTGTGTTTTGATGTCCTGGGCGTCCACTTCATGGCCATCAGTCTAGGCTTTATGTTTGCCAACTGGGCCACAGGCCAAAGCCATGTGTCCAGACACTGA